Proteins found in one Vagococcus carniphilus genomic segment:
- a CDS encoding GntR family transcriptional regulator, which yields MKNKKILYQEVSDSIKKDVIEGKYPINSYIPTENELEEMYNVSKITVRKAIQILCNEGYLVKQSGKGTEVISNRPFNILSKASSFTTILEKSGKQVEKKVLAAVETDLYSEENFKHDRIVEISRMFNISHEPAILFRHYISVPKHTDLTIVEQKNFSLYTFMASVGTQISYIDDEFSAEVVSEEIKQMLKLTKDFALKRIRKSYDKNNFLVEYTIAYYDTVKQAYVIDYEV from the coding sequence ATGAAAAATAAAAAGATTTTATACCAAGAAGTTTCGGATTCAATCAAAAAAGATGTTATAGAAGGAAAATACCCGATAAACTCTTATATACCGACTGAAAATGAATTAGAAGAAATGTACAATGTGAGTAAGATAACTGTTAGAAAAGCAATTCAAATACTTTGTAATGAAGGATATTTAGTTAAACAAAGTGGAAAAGGAACAGAGGTCATTAGTAATAGACCATTTAATATCTTATCTAAAGCTAGTTCATTCACAACTATTTTAGAAAAAAGTGGTAAACAAGTTGAAAAAAAAGTTCTAGCTGCAGTTGAAACGGATCTTTACTCGGAAGAAAATTTTAAACATGACCGAATAGTTGAAATATCTAGAATGTTTAATATTAGTCATGAACCGGCTATTTTGTTTAGACATTACATTTCAGTTCCAAAACATACAGATCTAACGATTGTTGAGCAAAAGAATTTTTCGTTGTATACGTTTATGGCATCTGTAGGAACGCAAATTTCGTATATTGATGATGAGTTTTCTGCTGAAGTCGTTTCAGAGGAAATTAAACAAATGTTAAAACTCACTAAAGACTTTGCTTTAAAGAGAATCAGAAAATCCTATGATAAAAACAATTTTTTAGTTGAATACACAATTGCTTACTACGATACGGTAAAACAAGCATATGTAATCGATTACGAAGTTTAA